Proteins found in one Seonamhaeicola sp. S2-3 genomic segment:
- the fsa gene encoding fructose-6-phosphate aldolase produces the protein MKFFIDTANLDDIAEAQALGILDGVTTNPSLMAKEGITGEENILNHYKKICDLVDGDVSAEVISTDFDGMVKEGEALAALHPQIVVKLPLIADGIKACKYFSDKGIRTNVTLVFSAGQALLAAKAGATYVSPFLGRLDDISTDGLNLIAEIRQIYDNYAFDTQILAASIRHTMHVIDCAKLGSDVMTGPLSSITGLLKHPLTDIGLAKFLADYKKGN, from the coding sequence ATGAAATTTTTTATAGATACAGCCAACCTTGATGATATTGCAGAAGCACAAGCATTAGGAATTTTAGATGGTGTTACAACAAACCCATCATTAATGGCTAAAGAAGGTATTACAGGAGAAGAAAATATATTAAATCACTATAAAAAGATTTGTGATTTAGTTGATGGCGATGTAAGTGCCGAGGTTATCTCAACCGATTTTGATGGAATGGTAAAAGAAGGAGAAGCTTTAGCAGCTTTACACCCTCAAATAGTAGTAAAATTACCTTTAATTGCAGATGGTATTAAAGCTTGTAAGTATTTCTCTGATAAAGGTATTAGAACCAATGTTACTTTGGTGTTTTCTGCGGGTCAAGCCTTATTAGCAGCTAAAGCAGGCGCAACTTATGTATCACCATTTTTAGGACGTTTAGATGATATTTCAACAGATGGTTTAAATCTTATTGCTGAAATTCGTCAGATTTATGATAATTATGCTTTTGATACACAAATTTTAGCGGCATCTATCCGTCACACGATGCATGTTATTGATTGTGCTAAACTAGGATCTGATGTTATGACAGGACCATTATCATCTATTACAGGATTGTTAAAACACCCGTTAACAGATATTGGTTTAGCTAAGTTTTTAGCAGATTATAAAAAAGGAAACTAA